The DNA segment AGTCATAGATTCCAACATCATCCATGTCTCCAATTAATTTATTGCTTCCAGTCAAGCCACCAATCGTTAAAAGCTTCTTATGATCTGATACAGATGCAGTTTCCGATTTGGATTTGACTTGTACTAATTCATTATCAACGTATAGTTTTGCATTATCAGATGCTAGTGTGTTATCCCATGTTACAACATAATGATGCCATTCTCCGTCATCCTTGAATGCACCTGGTGAAGATACAAGAGATGTAACAAAGCCAGTACCGGCACCATTTGTCACCTGGAAATTAATTTTTCCGTCAGCTCTTGTAAATAAGGTCATACCTACAGCACTTTTGGAACCACCGTTGGATGTGTCAAAAAGTACTGGAGTGTTAGAAATATCACTTGACTTGATCCAAGCAGATATTGAGAATGGGGAATCACCATTTAGTAATTTCCATGTAGAAGATGTTCCTTGATTAATTACAGTTGATTTATCAAAACCAAAGGCATTTCCATCAATTCCATCAACAAATATCATAGAGCCAGATACATCACCATCATTTTCTCCAAATCCATCTTCAATCAATGATTCGTTTTCAAACAAGTATCCAGTGATTGGATCAGGTACCGCAGAATTAAATATGTTAACTAATTGATTACCATCTAAAGCATGATCATAAATTCTAAAGTCATCCATGTCTCCAATCAATTTATTGCTGCCAGTTAAACCACCAATCGTTAAGATTTTATTTTGAGATGATGATGATGGTGCCTCTAATGCGGTTCTTTGATCTTGTTGTATACCATCAACATATAATTTTGCATTGTTAGATGGTAATGAGTCATCAAAGGTTAATGCATAGTGGTGCCATTCTCCGTCATCCTTGAATGCACCTGGTGGAGATATTAATGAGAAAACAAAGCCAGTACCGGCACCATTTGTCACCTGGAAATTAATTTTTCCGTCAGCTCTTGTAAATAGTGTTACACCTACAGCACTTTTGGAACCACCGTTTGAAGTATCAAGAATTACTGGAGTATTAGAAATATCACTTGACTTGATCCAAAAAGTTAGTGAATAAGATGAACCGTCATGTAATTGTGGCCATGATGATATTGAACCCTGATTAATTATCGTTGAACCATCAAAATTAAATGCCCTTGCATCAATTCCTGGAACAAATGTTGTTGATCCAACTACATCATTATCATTATTGTTATTGCCAGAATGATCTAAAACATCACCATCAAATGATAATAATAGTTGTTGCGTACCAAAGTTTTGAGATTGAGTTCCGCCTAAAATAACACGCTCTGTTGAATCTCCAAAGAATCTAGATTTGATTGAATTAAAGTCATTTGTAAAGTCATTATCATCATCCTTCCAGACATTAAGAAGATCCTTGTGTGGAATTGTTTCATCTGTTGATGTTAATGAGGTGACAATTACATTTACCCCATTAGTCTCAAAGGCAGCAACTACTGCATCAATACTTGCTTTTAATGGCGTATGAGGCACCATACTATCAATTTCTAATAATAAATCGGGTGTTTCAGTGCTAGTGCCAGGAAGTGAGTAATAGTATGTAGCATCATTCACTTCATATGGAATTCCAGAGCCTGAACCTGATCCAGTAGATTCCCATTCGTCACATAATGCATCTTTGTCAGTATCAGTAGTACAACTTATAGATAAAATACCAATTCCGGCATCAGCAGTTATAGAAGTTACACCACCTCCAGAATTTGATGCTCCAGCATTAGAGCCTAATGTAACACTTTTTGTTGGAGATAGAAGAGATGCATCATAGTTTGCATCTCCATCAAAATCTGCAGTTACTTCAATAGTATAAGATTCTCCAGATCCCGTAGTTCCAATTGTATCATAGTTTCCTTCACCTAAGAAAAAGTCTTCATCTGAAGTATATACTCTAGAATCTTTGGCACCTAGATCATCATCAGAATCAAAAATGGATGTATCTGCACTATTGACAAGATCAATTTTTGAAATACCAATAGTACCTGTACCCGAAACACTTGTAATTTCTATTCTAGAAATACCGGAATTTCCTTCTAAAGTAAATTTACCGTCATTAAGATTTTGTCCATTTGCAATTGTGTTAAGTTGCATGCCTGGACCAGTCACAAGGAATTCAACTTCATTATTACCCATATCAGTCAAAGTCAATACAACAAAACGAGGATTCGAATCAAACATTAGTACGTCATCAGTATCAAGACGTAATATTTTATCCAAGGTTACTTCAAAGTTTCCGGAAATTTCAATTGGATGAGAAACAGAAATTGCAGTTTCATCGTCAATAATCACAGAAGCTTCTGGATTATTTTCAGGATTATTTGAAATTACTGGAGTTAATGTAAGTTGTTTATCACCCAAACCTTCTGGTGGATTTAATGAAGTGTCAAATAATGTACCTGTGACAGTAATAGAAGTTCCAGCTGGAACTGAAGCAATGTCATCTAGAGTTATTTCAGTACTATGAGATATTGTAGTGTAATCATCATTGATGGTTGATGCGCTTTCATAAAATTGAACTGTAGGTATATCCTCAAAGTCATCGACAAATAGTGCATCAATTGATAGAGTGACGCCAGATGGTGCAGTTAACAAATGAGTTCTGGCAGTTTCAGAGAATGTGCCATCCAATGCAACTAGTGAGAATGGGAATTCACCCTGGCCAGTATTGCCAAATGTTACTGTGGCACCTGGAATCACAGGGTTTGAGTCATAAAAAGTATCAACTACACTTCCAGATTTAGTGACTTCCAGTCCCCAAATTTGACCATCTGCAATATCAGGACTAGTCATAATAATTTGGGTTGGATGTTTTGTAATTGTTACATCTTGAGAGTCACTTGTTGCATATAGTGGATTCTCAACAAGTTCTGCAAAAATTGTTTGAATTGTAGTTGAGGTTTCTTTTGAAAATGCATGAGTTGCTTCCCATACAAATCCTGCATCTGGATCTGTTCCAGTAATTGGAACGATTACATCAATTGCATCAGTACCAAATGTTGCATTAACATGCTCTCCAGGTAAGAATCCATAAACAGTACCCGTAACTGTTAGGGATTCATCCCACTTTGGTGTGGTGTTTGTAATTTCATCTAAGAAAATTTCGGAAACAATAAAGTCATTTGAAGAAGAATCAGTATCGACATCAGCAGGATCGGTTGGATCTTCTGGTGAGATGTTACTTCCATCATCAGCAGTACATGTAACAGTTGTAATTCCTAAACCAAATGTTACTTGGACTAGGTTTTGTCCTCCTGCTACATCAAGATGAGTTACTGTGTCTTCATCTACACATGTTACAAGAGGCAGAGTGGTTCTTGGCAAATCAGATGCAGTTGCATTAAACTGGAAATTTCCTTGCTGTAATTCATCTGCTTCTACCCTATCAGCACCATGAATTTTAAATATAAGTACAGGTGGAGTAGTGTCTCTAACAATTACAGTTCTAGAATCCTGAGATGTGTTACCAGCTGGATCAATTGCGGTGTATGTTACTGTCAATGTAGCAGGAAATTCAGTGATAATGTCTACCGAGTCATCAGTAAGCGAAGTGACAATTCCTAAATTATCAGTAGCAGTAGCTCCTGCATCAGTATATGGAGTTCCTGCTTCATATGGATCATTTGGATCGACATTTACTGTAATTACTGGAGGTGTTGTATCTACATCAATATCAACTACATCCACAGTTGCAGTATTTCCTGCCAAGTCAGTTACTAGTGCTCCAAGGAATGTTTGATCAGGGTTATCATTTGTGAATAATTCATCTGCCTGACAGTCAAGAACACCAGATATTACATCTGAACAAGTAAATGTCACAGTTGGATTAGTCACATACCAATTATTACCTAAAACATCAGTAAGTCCATCAGGAGTTGGAATATTAGCTGTAATGGTTGGAGCAGTCAAATCAATGTTGATGTCATTAATGGTTGCATCAGCAGAGTTTCCTGCAAGGTCAGTAACTGTTCCTGTTGCAGATTGTGCTGCACCTTCAGTTGATAGTACATCATCAGCAAAGTCAGATGCTGCTGCATCGATTCCAGATAGGGCATCTGCTGCAGAATAAGTAACAGTTACTGTTGCATTGTTCCATCCGTTTGTATTAGCTTCACTGCCAGCTGCTCTTGCTGCTGTAATGGTTGGAGCAGTCAAATCAATGTTGATGTCATTAATGGTTGCATCAGCAGAGTTTCCTGCATTATCAACACATGTTCCTGTTGCAGATTGTCCTGCTCCTTCAGTTGATAGTACATCATAAGATAGATCAGATGCTGTTGCATTCACACCAGAATCATTATCAGTACAAGTGTAAGTAATAGTAATTGCTGCATTGTTCCATCCGTTTGCATTGGCTTCACTGCCAGCTGCTCTTGCTGCTGTAATGGTTGGAGGAGTTGTATCACCTAACGTAACAACAAAGGAATGAGTTGATGTATTATCAGATTCTTCAGACTCTACAACATCATTATTGTAATCAGCAGTTGCAGTATTGATATATCCTTGCGCTACACTCAATGTCAAAGTTCGTGTTGCAACAAATGATTCACCAGGAGTCAATGAAGGTACGGTGAATAATGTTGCAGGAGTGCCAGGTGTTTCTCCACCTATTTTAAACATCAAAGTTGATTCTGGTGATGTTCCTGTTCCGGTATTAGTAACAGTTGTAGTAAATGTCATAAGATCAGCTGTAGTAGGTTCTGCAGGAGAATGTGTCATAGCAGAGACTACAAGATTTGGATAAGTATCATATTCGACAACATATGAAAGAGAATGGTGGTTGTGATCATCATCTGATACATCGTTCCATTTTTTAGCACCAAAAGCGTTAAGTTCCGCATGATTTTCTGTCGTGCCACCGTTTGGTTCGCCAGCTAACCAATTAGTGTAAGAGAGAGGTTCTCCAGTTACCCACACAAATGTTCCTTCAAAGGATACATCTGTTAATCCAATATAAGCTCGATCACTGCCAACAAGTAGGTCAACACAGTCCTGTTCTGCTTGACTTGTTATGGTAACTAAATGTCCAGGTATTGAAATGGAATTAATTGTAAATGACAATGCTTGGGCTTCAGCATTTGCATTTGACCATGATTTGATCGTATTTGATATTGGTA comes from the Candidatus Nitrosopumilus sediminis genome and includes:
- a CDS encoding LamG-like jellyroll fold domain-containing protein, whose translation is MVGSTSKLTMYVTLSIAILFTFSATTAYAAPTQCAATGNYYEFLPISNTIKSWSNANAEAQALSFTINSISIPGHLVTITSQAEQDCVDLLVGSDRAYIGLTDVSFEGTFVWVTGEPLSYTNWLAGEPNGGTTENHAELNAFGAKKWNDVSDDDHNHHSLSYVVEYDTYPNLVVSAMTHSPAEPTTADLMTFTTTVTNTGTGTSPESTLMFKIGGETPGTPATLFTVPSLTPGESFVATRTLTLSVAQGYINTATADYNNDVVESEESDNTSTHSFVVTLGDTTPPTITAARAAGSEANANGWNNAAITITYTCTDNDSGVNATASDLSYDVLSTEGAGQSATGTCVDNAGNSADATINDINIDLTAPTITAARAAGSEANTNGWNNATVTVTYSAADALSGIDAAASDFADDVLSTEGAAQSATGTVTDLAGNSADATINDINIDLTAPTITANIPTPDGLTDVLGNNWYVTNPTVTFTCSDVISGVLDCQADELFTNDNPDQTFLGALVTDLAGNTATVDVVDIDVDTTPPVITVNVDPNDPYEAGTPYTDAGATATDNLGIVTSLTDDSVDIITEFPATLTVTYTAIDPAGNTSQDSRTVIVRDTTPPVLIFKIHGADRVEADELQQGNFQFNATASDLPRTTLPLVTCVDEDTVTHLDVAGGQNLVQVTFGLGITTVTCTADDGSNISPEDPTDPADVDTDSSSNDFIVSEIFLDEITNTTPKWDESLTVTGTVYGFLPGEHVNATFGTDAIDVIVPITGTDPDAGFVWEATHAFSKETSTTIQTIFAELVENPLYATSDSQDVTITKHPTQIIMTSPDIADGQIWGLEVTKSGSVVDTFYDSNPVIPGATVTFGNTGQGEFPFSLVALDGTFSETARTHLLTAPSGVTLSIDALFVDDFEDIPTVQFYESASTINDDYTTISHSTEITLDDIASVPAGTSITVTGTLFDTSLNPPEGLGDKQLTLTPVISNNPENNPEASVIIDDETAISVSHPIEISGNFEVTLDKILRLDTDDVLMFDSNPRFVVLTLTDMGNNEVEFLVTGPGMQLNTIANGQNLNDGKFTLEGNSGISRIEITSVSGTGTIGISKIDLVNSADTSIFDSDDDLGAKDSRVYTSDEDFFLGEGNYDTIGTTGSGESYTIEVTADFDGDANYDASLLSPTKSVTLGSNAGASNSGGGVTSITADAGIGILSISCTTDTDKDALCDEWESTGSGSGSGIPYEVNDATYYYSLPGTSTETPDLLLEIDSMVPHTPLKASIDAVVAAFETNGVNVIVTSLTSTDETIPHKDLLNVWKDDDNDFTNDFNSIKSRFFGDSTERVILGGTQSQNFGTQQLLLSFDGDVLDHSGNNNNDNDVVGSTTFVPGIDARAFNFDGSTIINQGSISSWPQLHDGSSYSLTFWIKSSDISNTPVILDTSNGGSKSAVGVTLFTRADGKINFQVTNGAGTGFVFSLISPPGAFKDDGEWHHYALTFDDSLPSNNAKLYVDGIQQDQRTALEAPSSSSQNKILTIGGLTGSNKLIGDMDDFRIYDHALDGNQLVNIFNSAVPDPITGYLFENESLIEDGFGENDGDVSGSMIFVDGIDGNAFGFDKSTVINQGTSSTWKLLNGDSPFSISAWIKSSDISNTPVLFDTSNGGSKSAVGMTLFTRADGKINFQVTNGAGTGFVTSLVSSPGAFKDDGEWHHYVVTWDNTLASDNAKLYVDNELVQVKSKSETASVSDHKKLLTIGGLTGSNKLIGDMDDVGIYDFALDDDQISALTETDTLLNSIVRISGITLTTPPNSATSPADSTEGTLTLNLKVTTAEPSTLSEDPFRVATVSGTDLTFDTPKVSTAITLEPNVHSLTVTVPYSTTGIVTDGDIGTITIPLKSSSFITDVQTSVGSPKTSTTLLDAKAQAYRYVMFVHSIGGSSGQAELRGNDAIVALGDGFSDSVVGHEGSIGSQSEQSGTLMHEIGHMLNLQHGGPRYLLSDPNTTLNTAAQNCVPIQDSIMGYTGQFSTYKGTDWNLDFASESGVTLNENTLTPGVTLTQTGNIVWATPSTDLQTFLKGPADGTSLDWNGDGVIDVSDTSASYDLNDYGISGCKASPGTVFEAHDEWSNLDFDFRQGPTGQFDGGELTSKLFKQQVLATLVTDIIPPLKLDGSDEINAGSTLPLKFTLHENTIEADSFVADNISAIVVKEGCLTAADGCPDGIYENLGFFTYQETSQQYHLNWNTDKDEVGIFGIKYVLPNPGADPEFITLIDSSNPIFFRVNGELVSISFESIDNIVKGKGKE